DNA from Aliarcobacter skirrowii CCUG 10374:
ACTGCGAAACTTCTTGCTGAAGCATTAGCTCTTGAGATTAAAAAGTCTGGAATTAAAATTGATGCAGTTTGTGCTCCTGCGCTTGGTGGATTAATTGCTGGATTTGCACTTGCAACTGCTTTAGATGTAAGATTTATTTTTGCAGAACGAGCTGATGGTGAAATGACAATTAGAAGAGGTTTTAAAGTAAAAAAAGGTGAAAGATATCTAGTTTGTGAAGATATTATTACAACAGGTGGAAGTGCACTTGAAGCTGCACGTGAGATTGTAAAAGGTGGTGGTGAAGTTGTGGCTTATGCAGCACTAGCAAATAGAGGTTTTTGTCAAAGAGTAGGAAGCAGCAAAGAAAGAAAAGATAATTGCAAACTACCACTTGACAAACCACTTTTTGCACTTGCAGATTTTGCATTTGAGATGTATAGCCCTGAAAACTGCCCTTTATGCAAAGATGGAAGTGTTGCTATAAAACCAGGTAGTAGAGGAAACTAATGGCAAAATGGAGAGATGTAAAACAAAATAGAGCAAAAAATATTAAAACTAAAACTGTTTTACAATCATCTTCTAATTTTGTTCCTCTTTTTACACGATTTAAAGCTTTTTTAACTGACTTTTTTTTAATTACAACTCCAATTTTATATATCGTTATCTATTTAATAATGGGTGGGGGAGTAGAGTTTTCTCAAAATAGATTAGCTGGTTGGGCTATTATTTTATTTACAGTTTTATTTATTATTGCTATTTTTTGGCTAAAAAGTGGTCAAACTCCAGGTCTAAAAGCTTATGATTTAAAGCTTGTAGATAGAGAAACAAAATCTAGAGTAACTATTTTGCAAGTGCTTATTAGATATTTTGTTACACTATTTTCTATAATTTTATTTGCTCCTTTGTTTTTTGCCTATTTTAATAAAGATAGAAAAACAATCCAAGATATTCTTTCAAAAACAGATATTGTAAACGAAAAAGATGCTATTTTTTAATATATCAGCATTTTATTTTTTCTATTTTGCTGCTGTTGGAATATATGTAATTTTTTTACCAAAAGTTCTAAGCGATATTGGATATAGCACTTTTGATATTGGTCTAATTCTAGCAGTTGCTCCTTTAATGAAATTTGCTATGCCCTTTTTATTTTTAAAACATATAAATTTAAATAAATCTATGTTTAAAAAGGCTCTTTTTTTAACTGTTTTGGCTGTTGCCCTATTTTATATAACAATTGAACACTTCTATATTTTTATGTTAAATAATGCTTTTTTAGCAGCTTGTTTATCTTTAATTTTGCCATATCTTGAAGTTACAACAATTACAGTTTTAGGAAAAGATAGATATGGAAAAGCAAGACTTTATGGCTCAATTGGTTTTATGATTATTGCACTTGTTTTAGCA
Protein-coding regions in this window:
- the pyrE gene encoding orotate phosphoribosyltransferase; translation: MNIEQIYKESDALLEGHFKLSSGNHSQFYLQSAKVLENPKTAKLLAEALALEIKKSGIKIDAVCAPALGGLIAGFALATALDVRFIFAERADGEMTIRRGFKVKKGERYLVCEDIITTGGSALEAAREIVKGGGEVVAYAALANRGFCQRVGSSKERKDNCKLPLDKPLFALADFAFEMYSPENCPLCKDGSVAIKPGSRGN
- a CDS encoding RDD family protein, which codes for MAKWRDVKQNRAKNIKTKTVLQSSSNFVPLFTRFKAFLTDFFLITTPILYIVIYLIMGGGVEFSQNRLAGWAIILFTVLFIIAIFWLKSGQTPGLKAYDLKLVDRETKSRVTILQVLIRYFVTLFSIILFAPLFFAYFNKDRKTIQDILSKTDIVNEKDAIF